In Thermoleophilia bacterium, the DNA window CACCTCGTCGTACCGGAGTCCCGACGATACCCGCGCCGCTGCTCGTGATATATCAGCGGCTGACATACGGCGATGGTAATGCATCCGGCGCTAGGGGTTCACCAGGGCGGCATAGGCGGCGGGGACCAACCGCCCGCGTAGGTCCTCGAGGCCAACGTGAGCTAGGTACAGGGTTGTCGTGGTGAGCGACGAGTGCCCGAGTAGCGCCTGCACCTCGTGGGGGTAAGAGACCTCGTGGGACTGTCCTCCGGGACCGAGTGCTCCCGGATCCTTTCGCTTACATCCCTCGGTACCGCCCGTCGAGCGCGCGGTGGTCCGGTAGCCCCACAGCACCGGTGAGATCATCGAAGGTCATGAGGGTCTCAGGGTCCGGTCCGGCCCCGGTCGCTGCGAGTGCGTCGTAGGTGGCACGAAGCGCCGCGCCCGTCGCCAGGATTCCGCTGATCCCCCACAGGACGATCCGGAAGCCCATCGTGCCGAGTTCGGACGTCGGGAGGATGGGCGTCCGCCCGCCTTCCACCATGTTCGCCACCGGGCGGCAGTCCACCAACTCCGTTGCGATGCGGGTTAGCTCAGCGCGGTCGAGTGGCGCCTCGACGAACACGGCGTCCGCGCCGAGATCAGCGGCGGCGCGACCGCGTGCGATGGCCTCGTCGAGGCCCTCCGGGCCCCGCGCGTCGGTGCGGGCGATGAGGAAGAGGTCGAGGCCCTCATCCCTCAGGTCCACGACGGCGCGGATCTTTGCGAGCCATTCCCCGCGCGGCACGATGGACTTACCGTCCATGTGTCCGCAGCGCTTGGGCCACTGCTGGTCCTCGATGATTATCCCCGCCGCCCCAGCACGATGCAGAAGACGCGCCGTCCGCGCCGCGGAGAGTGCGTTGCCGTACCCGGTATCGGCATCGACGATCACCGGGGTACCGGGGATGCTCGCCACGATATCGCGCGCGGCATCGCTGATCTCGGTCTGGGTGAGGTAACCGAAGTCGGGAAGCCCCAGCCGTGATGCCGCCACCGAGTAGCCCGACACGACCACCGCGGGCAGTCCGGCCGCCACCGCGAGGCGAGCGGAGAGGCCGTCGTAGATCCCGGGCAGCACCAACGGCGCCGACCCATCGGCGAGGTCCCGCAGGCGATCAGCTGTCACGTGAACCCGTCCGAAGCTTGATTCGACGCAGGACGAGGGCCAGACCTGCCAGATAGCCCAGGGTGAGGGCGGCGCCACTGCCGAGCCAGGCGAGCGGACCGTTGATCAACTCCCCCGACGCAAACGCCCCCAAAAACACCAACCCCACAGGCACCACGTGGAGCATCTGCCATCCCACCATGGAAACGATCTCCGGGGCGACAGCCACATGAACGATTGCCACAATGGCTA includes these proteins:
- a CDS encoding isocitrate lyase/PEP mutase family protein, coding for MAPPSPWAIWQVWPSSCVESSFGRVHVTADRLRDLADGSAPLVLPGIYDGLSARLAVAAGLPAVVVSGYSVAASRLGLPDFGYLTQTEISDAARDIVASIPGTPVIVDADTGYGNALSAARTARLLHRAGAAGIIIEDQQWPKRCGHMDGKSIVPRGEWLAKIRAVVDLRDEGLDLFLIARTDARGPEGLDEAIARGRAAADLGADAVFVEAPLDRAELTRIATELVDCRPVANMVEGGRTPILPTSELGTMGFRIVLWGISGILATGAALRATYDALAATGAGPDPETLMTFDDLTGAVGLPDHRALDGRYRGM